The Sphaeramia orbicularis chromosome 16, fSphaOr1.1, whole genome shotgun sequence genome window below encodes:
- the LOC115435636 gene encoding membrane-spanning 4-domains subfamily A member 15-like, with product MSVTVAKADGVTVFTLTSDPNSACPPLCQILKGLCYSPVCCSVSQPLRRLQGTSQSVLGALQIMIGALHIGLGAILCSSGGASSFLMDITGYPFWLGALFIFFGIMCILSEKFPSPCLVIANVILNLAGVAFAITSIVLYSTSTGNTWFAFWSMCRRDYDYYWDENRRRTTTVSPQEQIIIEKCLQGKEMLLMMVRSINIVLIILSVLELCIVISVVVLGIKALKKRGSGETKETENPEFYKPLLEDVPSNPAV from the exons ATGTCTGTGACCGTGGCAAAAGCAGACGGGGTCACCGTCTTCacgttgacctctgaccccaacaGTGCTTGTCCTCCACTGTGTCAGATCCTCAAGGGTCTCTGCTACAGCCCTGTGTGCTGCTCTGTGTCTCAGCCCCTTCGGAGGCTCCAGGGAACGTCTCAGTCAGTCCTGGGG GCTTTGCAGATCATGATTGGGGCGCTTCACATTGGGCTTGGAGCCATCCTCTGCTCCAGTGGTGGAGCCTCGTCCTTTTTAATGGACATTACCGGGTATCCGTTCTGGCTCGGAGCACTG TTCATTTTCTTTGGAATCATGTGCATTTTATCCGAGAAGTTCCCCAGTCCATGTCTG GTCATCGCCAATGTGATTCTGAACCTGGCAGGAGTTGCTTTTGCCATTACATCCATTGTCCTGTACAGCACCAGCACTGGTAACACATGGTTTGCTTTTTGGAGTATGTGTCGACGTGACTATGATTACTACTGGGACGAAAATCGCAGAAGGACGACCACTGTATCACCTCAAGAGCAGATCATCATTGAGAAATGTCTGCAAGGCAAAGAAATGCTTCTG ATGATGGTGAGAAGCATCAACATTGTCCTGATCATCCTGTCAGTCCTGGAGCTCTGCATCGTCATCAGTGTGGTTGTCCTGGGCATCAAAGCTCTGAAGAAGAGAGGAAGTGGAGAAACCAAG GAAACTGAAAACCCAGAGTTCTACAAACCACTGCTGGAGGACGTCCCCAGTAACCCTGCAGTCTAA
- the LOC115435622 gene encoding serine/threonine-protein kinase Nek7, giving the protein MAYSTGTIAKGCFGKVYKEKYNDTWAAIKKVPHHLISRKDLERECDVYNKASHPNIVKLLGNITLRDGKWVIPLEFIFGEDLETTIFKASKSKIQLTPANKGTIIIGMCEGLLHLHSRDIVHQDLKPENIMVEHNTNRAVIIDLGLAKFFKRGLNSAVDMGNEAYSAPEVLQRGSQRDQRSDVWAMGKIIAELCARVRLYTPSVCPDKIKETLRDQPYCHAVCRMVEPDPSLRASMGGVMSEIRRAGGGGVTNNNPPTQVTYLKPPSSHINDRNRSPSPINKSPSPINRSPSPLNRAASPFQRDLLPPNKSPSPLNWERHPRPEIKPLRPQAAQHFPPSPRRTEDKTKNQAVVPKGRADLTQDMVKLRLYQEAAKDLPCNLPTTGRVVVRRFEEKNGEVETWEQKEVVTRDGKIVKYDDIKFDSK; this is encoded by the exons ATGGCGTACTCCACTGGTACTATTGCAAAGGGCTGCTTTGGGAAGGTGTACAAAGAGAAGTACAATGACACCTGGGCTGCCATCAAGAAAGTCCCCCATCATCTCATCAGCAGGAAGGACCTGGAGAGAGAGTGTGACGTCTACAA CAAAGCGAGTCATCCTAACATAGTGAAGCTTCTGGGCAACATAACACTACGAGATGGAAAATGGGTCATTCCACTGGAGTTTATTTTCGGAGAGGACTTGGAAACCACCATCTTCAAAGCATCGAAGTCTAAAATTCAG TTAACTCCAGCAAATAAAGGCACCATCATAATCGGCATGTGTGAAGGGCTGCTTCACCTCCACTCCAGAGACATCGTCCATCAAGACCTCAAGCCTGAAAATATCATG GTGGAACATAATACAAACAGAGCTGTCATCATCGACCTGGGATTGGCGAAGTTCTTCAAACGTGGACTCAACTCTGCCGTGGACATGGGGAATGAGGCCTACTCGGCCCCTGAGGTCCTCCAAAGGGGTAGTCAGCGGGACCAGCGCTCCGATGTCTGGGCCATGGGTAAGATCATCGCTGAGCTGTGTGCACGGGTCCGGCTGTACACCCCCAGCGTCTGCCCAGACAAGATCAAGGAGACCCTGCGGGATCAGCCGTACTGCCATGCTGTGTGCAGGATGGTGGAGCCCGACCCCAGTCTGAGGGCATCCATGGGTGGGGTTATGAGTGAAATAAGAAGGGCTGGAGGTGGGGGTGTCACCAACAACAACCCACCTACTCAAGTAACATACCTTAAACCACCTTCTTCCCACATTAATGACCGAAACAGGTCTCCGTCACCAATAAACAAGTCTCCGTCACCAATAAACAGGTCTCCATCACCTCTAAACAGAGCTGCATCACCATTTCAGAGAGATCTATTGCCCCCCAACAAGTCTCCATCACCGCTGAACTGGGAGCGCCACCCCAGACCAGAAATAAAACCTTTGCGTCCTCAGGCTGCTCAGCACTTCCCTCCCTCCCCTCGAAGGACAGAGGACAAGACCAAAAACCAGGCTGTGGTTCCCAAAGGCAGGGCAGACCTCACACAGGACATGGTGAAGCTGAGGTTGTACCAAGAAGCTGCGAAAGACTTGCCCTGCAACCTGCCCACCACGGGCCGGGTGGTGGTACGACGCTTCGAGGAGAAAAACGGGGAGGTGGAGACATGGGAGCAGAAAGAGGTGGTGACACGTGATGGAAAGATAGTCAAGTACGATGATATTAAGTTTGACAGCAAATAA